In Prunus dulcis chromosome 2, ALMONDv2, whole genome shotgun sequence, a single genomic region encodes these proteins:
- the LOC117618614 gene encoding uncharacterized protein LOC117618614 — translation MQQRRSASGRPTGTDGSDFNYRMVVDSRYQKVAKGKSRLSALILTQAVIQLIGVLLAFLFTSNGEGPNVIAISSVAIGSISLIIGELGRRRSRVSLLKVYIVASSIGILLSIACVATGNLTLEVFQNPSNWETKKFELLEAACTAIAFLVQMFTISTTTSLISNMSPPKRAS, via the exons atgcaGCAGAGAAGATCAGCGTCAGGGAGGCCTACTGGAACGGATGGCTCAGATTTCAACTACCGCATGGTCGTTGACTCTC GTTACCAGAAGGTAGCTAAAGGAAAATCTCGTCTCTCCGCGCTTATTCTCACTCAG GCTGTTATTCAATTGATAGGAGTCCTACTCGCATTTCTATTTACATCAAATGGGGAAGGTCCCAATGTGATTGCTATTTCATCTGTTGCTATTGGTTCTATTTCTTTGATCATTGGGGAGTTAG GTCGAAGGCGCAGCAGAGTGAGTTTGTTGAAAGTTTACATTGTTGCATCATCTATTGGAATACTTCTCTCCATTGCTTGTGTTGCTACAGGAAATTTAACGTTAGAG GTTTTCCAAAATCCAAGTAACTGGGAAACAAAGAAGTTCGAACTTCTCGAGGCCGCCTGCACTGCAATTG CGTTCCTGGTACAAATGTTTACCATCAGCACAACTACTTCTCTCATCAGTAACATGTCTCCTCCAAAAAGGGCCTCTTAG
- the LOC117618613 gene encoding endoglucanase 8-like, producing the protein MTWRKSSALRDGFDVHRDLVGGYYDAGDNVKFNFPMAFTTTMLSWSVIEFGQSMGPELQHALDAIRWGTDYLLKATRVPDSVVGAVGDPNADHGCWQRPEDMDTPRTSYVVNKQKPGSEVSAEIAAALAASSMVFRHSDRAYAAVLLRRAMQVFEFADKYRGSYNDSIAAGVCPFYCDFNGYMDELIWGASWLYKATKAPNYWNYVKNHINYLESNNIVVRNVNGNPVPSSQAGSISEFGWDAKHAGINILVSQWVMKDPYNSNPFIPKADQFICSILPESPAPKSVSYSRGGLLFKPGGSNLQHATSISFLLLVYGRYMKLANKVVDCGNNVHVTPARLVSFTRGQVDYILGRNPLGMSYMVGFGQKFPQNVHHRGSVLPSVAKHPQHIDCHVGYSYFNGHDPNQNVLTGAIVGGPAEDDTFKDSRFDAPQSEPTTYINAPFVGVLAFFKALHH; encoded by the exons ATGACTTGGAGGAAAAGTTCTGCCCTACGTGATGGCTTTGATGTTCAT AGGGATCTGGTAGGGGGATATTACGACGCAGGTGACAATGTGAAGTTCAACTTTCCTATGGCCTTCACAACAACAATGCTGTCGTGGAGCGTTATCGAGTTCGGGCAATCAATGGGGCCGGAGCTTCAACATGCTCTGGACGCCATAAGATGGGGGACTGATTATTTGCTTAAAGCCACCAGAGTTCCTGATTCTGTTGTTGGTGCAGTTGGTGACCCAAATGCCGATCACGGTTGTTGGCAAAGGCCTGAAGACATGGACACCCCTCGCACATCTTATGTAGTCAATAAACAAAAGCCCGGTTCAGAAGTTTCGGCCGAAATTGCAGCAGCACTTGCAGCTTCTTCCATGGTGTTTAGACACTCAGACAGGGCATACGCTGCTGTACTTCTAAGAAGAGCTATGcag GTGTTCGAATTTGCAGATAAGTACAGGGGATCTTACAATGATAGTATTGCGGCAGGAGTCTGCCCTTTCTATTGTGATTTCAACGGATACATG GATGAATTGATTTGGGGAGCTTCATGGTTATACAAGGCAACTAAGGCCCCTAATTACTGGAACTACGTCAAAAACCACATAAACTATTTGGAGTCCAATAATATTGTTGTAAGAAATGTGAATGGGAACCCTGTTCCATCATCTCAAGCTGGTAGTATCTCTGAATTTGGATGGGATGCAAAGCATGCCGGTATTAACATACTTGTTTCCCAA TGGGTAATGAAAGATCCCTATAATTCTAATCCCTTCATTCCCAAAGCCGATCAATTCATATGCTCCATTTTGCCTGAATCACCTGCCCCCAAATCGGTATCATACTCAAGAG GTGGGCTATTGTTTAAACCTGGAGGAAGTAACTTGCAACATGCAACGTCCAtatcatttcttcttctagtTTATGGTCGCTACATGAAACTTGCCAACAAGGTTGTCGATTGTGGCAACAATGTTCATGTCACTCCAGCTAGGCTAGTGAGTTTCACCAGAGGACAG GTTGATTATATACTAGGAAGGAACCCATTGGGCATGTCGTACATGGTGGGATTTGGGCAAAAGTTTCCTCAGAACGTACATCATCGTGGTTCCGTGTTGCCTAGCGTGGCTAAGCACCCACAGCACATCGACTGCCACGTGGGATACTCCTACTTCAACGGCCACGATCCTAACCAGAACGTGCTCACTGGCGCTATCGTGGGAGGGCCTGCTGAGGATGATACCTTCAAAGACTCTCGATTTGATGCTCCCCAATCAGAGCCGACCACGTACATCAATGCGCCTTTTGTTGGTGTATTGGCTTTCTTCAAAGCTCTACatcactaa